From one Octopus bimaculoides isolate UCB-OBI-ISO-001 chromosome 1, ASM119413v2, whole genome shotgun sequence genomic stretch:
- the LOC106871415 gene encoding vacuolar fusion protein MON1 homolog A isoform X2, giving the protein MLCNALIQLLGYEEPESQETSVPAEVISNIEEMNLSSDSNAGGSAGPNWMRMSADTISDGEDVNHPAWRHHKKHVFILSEAGKPVYSRFGNEDNLVTLMGVMQALVSFVTNSEKDSIRCIVAGDHRFVFLLREHLFLVGVSRGPDSTHQLLLQLSYVYNQIISVLTLSQLAKIFKQRHNFDLRRLLSGAEKFIDNLLNMMDSEPGFLLGAVRCLPLEGSIRDTIAQAIVQHCKVKDLVFALIIASSQLVTLVRMKKYFLHPVDLHLIINLVNASESFKAAESWTPICLPKFDSSGFLQAHVSYLDESCQTCLFLLTVDRDSFFTLSDCKSKIKQKLQKSNCLQAISDSLSRNSYSIKQCAISGLRHFLYKSRNSAQYTSPELEAPYLSQEEQDRLFGLYQYLHHRIHSSSRPLKLLYHVGAHETLIGWITQGFELYAVFGPLVTKTIAIQAINKLLRWIKKEENRLFILSSFTF; this is encoded by the exons ATGTTGTGTAATGCGCTTATCCAGTTACTAGGATAT GAAGAACCTGAATCCCAGGAAACAAGTGTACCTGCAGAAGTGATCAGTAATATTGAAGAAATGAATTTGTCTTCAGATAGCAATGCAGGGGGTAGTGCTGGACCAAACTGGATGCGCATGTCAGCAGATACCATCAGTGATGGTGAAGATGTCAATCACCCAGCTTGGCGCCATCACAAAAAACATGTTTTCATACTTAGTGAAGCTGGGAAGCCAGTATATTCCAG ATTTGGCAATGAAGATAATCTAGTTACTTTGATGGGAGTCATGCAAGCTTTGGTTTCATTTGTTACAAACTCTGAGAAGGACAGCATCCGATGTATCGTAGCTGGAGATCATCGATTTGTCTTCCTTCTTCGAGAACACCTCTTTCTAGTTGGTGTCTCTCGTGGTCCTGATTCCACCCACCAGCTACTCCTGCAACTGTCCTACGTCTACAATCAGATCATCAGTGTCCTTACTCTCAGTCAATTGGCCAAGATCTTCAAACAGCGACACAACTTTGACCTCCGGCGTCTTCTTAGTGGTGCTGAGAAATTTATCGACAATTTACTCAATATGATGGACAGTGAGCCTGGTTTCTTACTCGGGGCTGTCCGATGTCTGCCCCTCGAAGGATCAATTCGTGATACTATAGCTCAGGCCATTGTGCAGCATTGTAAAGTGAAG GATCTAGTTTTTGCCCTTATCATTGCCAGCAGTCAGTTAGTAACATTAGTCCGAATGAAAAAATACTTCCTACATCCAGTGGATCTCCATCTTATTATTAACCTTGTCAATGCATCAGAGTCTTTCAAGGCAGCGGAATCATGGACACCAATATGTCTACCCAAATTTGATTCAAG TGGTTTTCTGCAAGCACACGTCTCCTACCTGGATGAAAGCTGCCAAACCTGTCTATTTTTACTGACTGTAGACAGAGATTCTTTCTTCACTTTATCAGATTGTAAAAGCAAGATTAAGCAG AAACTACAAAAGTCCAACTGTCTGCAAGCCATCAGTGATTCACTATCAAGAAACAGTTACAGCATCAAACAGTGTGCTATCTCAGGCTTACGTCATTTCCTATACAAGTCTCGCAACTCAGCACAATATACCAGCCCTGAGCTGGAAGCTCCATATCTCAGTCAGGAAGAACAGGACCGTCTGTTTGGTCTCTACCAGTATCTCCATCACAGAATTCACAGTAGCAGTAGACCATTGAAACTTCTGTATCACGTGGGCGCACACGAAACTCTTATTGGTTGg ATCACTCAAGGATTTGAGTTATATGCAGTTTTTGGACCACTTGTaacgaaaacaattgcaataCAAGCCATTAATAAACTTCTGCGCTGGATCAAAAAAGAGGAAAACCGACTGTTCATACTGAGTTCGTTTACTTTTTAA